The Brassica napus cultivar Da-Ae chromosome C7, Da-Ae, whole genome shotgun sequence genome has a segment encoding these proteins:
- the LOC111207525 gene encoding uncharacterized protein LOC111207525, whose translation MSTAYHPQTDGQSERTIQTLEDMLRACVLDWEGSWVKYLPLAEFAYNNSYHSSIGMAPYEALYGRPCRTPLCWTEVGEQREIEPAMVQETVEQVEMLKMRLKEAHDRQKSYADKRRRDLEFQVGDLVYLKMRTFQGGSKTRKLKKLKPRYMGPYPILERIGAVAYRLNLSGELSDFHDVFHVSVLRKVVREPELILQQPPRNFGKGLRGLCQPVEILDRQVKADRGMMTMLIKVRWEGDGIQEDTWESEPQMRIDYPELFRDVIGKFGDVNSGSNSLLVGENCNDPPPLSPLSPPSPPSPPLPPSPPSPTSLKRKRERGREREREKERESSPELVAGATVCRDHVQLATTDTRPRPSSCSPRRDEAVDTNHASNGAWTKPHAPPEDSPRRARETHAPPPSAGATASSGHAPPSPTNVRRRCRDRPPSVRRREAAAASPPRRRRRS comes from the exons atgagtacgGCTTATCACCCGCAAACAGATGGTCAGTCAGAGAGGACTATTCAGACTTTGGAGGATATGCTCAGAGCTTGTGTTTTAGATTGGGAAGGTAGTTGGGTGAAGTATCTACCTCTAGCCGAGTttgcctacaacaacagctatcaTTCGAGTATTGGGATGGCACCATATGAGGCTCTATATGGTAGGCCTTGTCGCACACCACTTTGTTGGACGGAAGTGGGAGAACAACGTGAGATAGAACCAGCCATGGTTCAAGAGACAGTCGAACAGGTCGAGATGCTCAAGATGCGGCTTAAGGAAGCCCATGACCGTcagaagagttatgcagataAACGGCGAAGAGATTTGGAGTTTCAAGTTGGCGACCTAGTATACTTGAAAATGAGGACATTTCAGGGAGGATCTAAGACCCGGAAGCTAAAGAAGCTTAAACCAAGATATATGGGACCATATCCTATTTTGGAGCGGATTGGAGCAGTTGCTTACCGACTAAATTTATCAGGAGAGTTATCAGATTTCCATGACGTGTTTCATGTTTCCGTTTTGAGGAAAGTAGTGAGAGAGCCAGAGCTCATTTTGCAGCAACCACCTAGAAACTTTGGCAAAGGGTTACGTGGGTTGTGCCAGCCAGTAGAGATATTGGATCGCCAAGTGAAAGCAGATCGTGGAATGATGACCATGTTGATCAAGGTTCGTTGGGAGGGAGACGGAATTCAGGAGGATACCTGGGAATCCGAGCCCCAAATGAGGATTGATTATCCAGAGCTGTTTCGGGATGTCATTGGAAAGTTTGGTGATGTGAATTCGGGGTCGAATTCCTTgttagtgggggagaattgtaatgacCCACCTCCACTATCCCCActatctccaccatctccaccatccccaccactcccaccatctccaccatccccaacttctttaaagagaaagagagagagagggagagagagagagagagagaaagagagagaaagctcacctgagctcgtcgccggagcaaCCGTGTGCCGTGATCACGTTCAGCTTGCCACCACCGATACACGCCCTAG GCCATCATCGTGTTCCCctcgtcgagacgaagccgtagacaccaaccacgCCTCAAACGGAGCCTGGACGAAGCCGCACGCGCCTCCCGAAGATTCGCCTCGGCGCGCGCGTGAAACACACGCGCCACCGCCTTCCGCCGGAGCCACCGCGAGTTCCGGCCACGCGCCGCCGTCTCCGACCAACGTTCGCCGGAGATGCCGTGACCGACCACCGTCCGTCCGCCGCCGAGAAGCCGCCGCCGCGTCGCCGCCTCGCCGCCGTCGCCGCAGTTGA